Proteins encoded within one genomic window of Vanrija pseudolonga chromosome 3, complete sequence:
- the met26 gene encoding putative 5-methyltetrahydropteroyltriglutamate--homocysteine methyltransferase, which produces MVQSTVLGYPRVGTNRAAKKATEGYWAGKVTEQELQDAHKAIRKERWETLKEAGVDFIPSGGEYTLYDSLLDHSFNFGVIPQRFVDQKLSDVDTYFAMGRGHQDRAKGIDVAANEMGKFFDSNYHIVKVDHTADQEFTLKRNQALEEYEEAKALGIETRPVLFGPVTYLSLVRKARDAPADFKPIALLDKLLPIYVEVLESLKKAGAKEVQLDEQILVTDQGEALAAEFKKAYAELAKVGLPITLTTAYGRVGKSIEFIKDLPISTLHIDLDREPKQLDAVIAAIKPTKINLELGLISGRNIWKNDLNASKALAEKAVAELGSDRVRVGTSSSLLHTPLTIAVENKLTPEQLSWLSFAKEKAGEVTALAAALNGKESAAFEQNAKDIAARREFERTSDSAVRDRVAAITPEQLKRKAEFPVRREAQKAKLNLPKFPTTTIGSFPQTKEIRVARAKFGKGELTKEQYETAMEDEIKSVVAIQNRLGLDLLVHGEPERNDMVQYFGEQLTGFIFTQLGWVQSYGTRYVRPPIVVSDVSRPAPMTVRWSAYAQSVSEKPMKGMLTGPVTILNWSFPRADISKEVQSKQLALALRDEVVDLAEAGIRAIQVDEPAIREGLPLRREDWDAYLTWAVDSFRLSTSGVENDVQVHSHFCYSDFGDIFPHIQRLDADVISIEASKADLKLLDIFKQHGYSNEIGPGVYDIHSPRVPSEQEIKDRLKAFAEVIPADLLIVNPDCGLKTRAWKETEESLTNLVNAAKWARENLQ; this is translated from the exons ATGGTTCAGTCTACCGTTCTCGGTTACCCCCGTGTCGGCACCAACCGTGCCGCCAAGAAG GCCACTGAAGGCTACTGGGCCGGCAAGGTCACCGAGCAGGAGCTCCAGGACGCCCACAAGGCCATCCGCAAGGAGCGCTGGGAGACCCTCaaggaggccggcgtcgacttcATCCCCTCTGG CGGCGAGTACACCTTGTACGACTCCCTGCTCGACCACTCGTTCAACTTCGGTGTGATCCCCCAGCGTTTCGTCGACCAGAAGCTCTCGGACGTCGACACCTACTTCGCCATGGGCCGTGGTCACCAGGACCGCGCCAAGGGCATtgacgtcgccgccaacgagATGGGCAAGTTCTTCGACTCGAACTACCACATCGTCAAGGTCGACCACACTGCCGACCAGGAGTTCACCCTCAAGCGCAACCAGGCCCTCGAGGAGtacgaggaggccaaggccctCGGCATTGAGACCCGCCCCGTCCTCTTCGGCCCCGTCACCTACCTTTCGCTTGTCCGCAAGGCCCGTGACGCCCCCGCCGACTTCAAGCCCATTGCTCTCCTTGACAAGCTCCTCCCTATCTacgtcgaggtcctcgagtcgctcaagaaggccggcgccaaggaggttcagctcgacgagcagatTCTCGTCACCGACCAGGGagaggccctcgccgccgagttcAAGAAGGCTTACGCTGAGCTCGCCAAGGTTGGCCTCCCCATCACCCTCACCACTGCCTACGGCCGTGTTGGCAAGTCGATCGAGTTCATCAAGGACCTCCCCATCTCGACGCTCCACATCGACCTTGACCGTGAGcccaagcagctcgacgccgtcatcgccgccatcaagCCCACCAAGATCAACCTCGAGCTTGGTCTCATCTCTGGCCGTAACATCTGGAAGAACGACCTGAACGCCTCCAAGGCCCTTGCCGAGAAGGCcgttgccgagctcggctcggaccgcgtccgtgtcggcacctcgtcgtcgctcctccACACCCCCctcaccatcgccgtcgAGAACAAGCTCACCCCCGAGCAGCTCTCGTGGCTCTCGTtcgccaaggagaaggctGGTGAGGTcactgccctcgccgctgccctcaaCGGCAAGGAGTCGGCTGCCTTTGAGCAGAACGCCAAGGACAttgccgctcgtcgcgagTTCGAGCGCACCTCGGACTCTGCTGTCCGTGACCGCGTTGCCGCCATCACCcccgagcagctcaagcgcaaggccgagttCCCCGTCCGTCGCGAGGCccagaaggccaagctcaacctccccaagttccccaccaccaccatcggcTCGTTCCCCCAGACCAAGGAGATCCGTGTCGCTCGTGCCAAGTTCGGCAAGGGTGAGCTCACCAAGGAGCAGTACGAGACCGCCATGGAGGACGAGATCAAGTCGGTCGTTGCCATCCAGAAccgtcttggccttgacctcctcgtccacggcgagcccgagcgtAACGACATGGTCCAGTACTtcggcgagcagctcacTGGCTTCATCTTCACTCAGCTCGGTTGGGTCCAGTCGTACGGCACCCGTTACGTCCGTCCCCCCATTGTTGTCTCGGACGTCTCGCGCCCTGCCCCCATGACCGTCCGCTGGTCGGCTTACGCCCAGTCGGTCTCGGAGAAGCCCATGAAGGGCATGCTTACCGGCCCCGTCACCATCCTCAACTGGTCGTTCCCCCGTGCCGACATCAGCAAGGAGGTCCAGTCCAAGcagctcgcccttgccctccgtgacgaggttgtcgacctcgccgaggccggcatcCGCGCCATccaggtcgacgagcccgctATCCGTGAGGGTCTCCCCCTCCGTCGCGAGGACTGGGACGCCTACCTCACCTGGGCCGTTGACTCGTTCCGTCTCTCCACCTCGGGTGTCGAGAACGACGTCCAGGTCCACTCGCACTTCTGCTACTCGGACTTCGGAGACATCTTCCCCCACATCCAGCGtcttgacgccgacgtcatCTCGATCGAGGCCTCCAAggccgacctcaagctccTTGACATCTTCAAGCAGCACGGCTACTCGAACGAGATCGGCCCCGGTGTCTACGACATCCACTCGCCCCGTGTCCCCTCCGAGCAGGAGATCAAGGACCGCCTCAAGGCCTTTGCCGAGGTTATCCCTGCCGACCTCCTCATTGTCAACCCCGACTGTGGTCTCAAGACCCGTGCTTGGAAGGAGACTGAGGAGTCGCTCACCAACCTTGTCAACGCTGCCAAGTGGGCCCGCGAGAACCTCCAGTAA
- the xlnA_2 gene encoding Endo-1,4-beta-xylanase A, translating into MLSTTTTLSVLALLPVLLAGPVCLPASGSGGAGVAIHPNGNNGVCLDVAGNVRANGTPVQAWSCNGSGAQKWVINPGTGAVKLAGTNFCLDAGSYPGNGIKLKIWQCYDGLAAQTWNLSNDNRISTQGQCIDLTDGHTYNGNVLQTWQCAGGNTNQIWTTDCVAGGSNGGTGGNSGNNANSGNNANSGNIGNNNNASPPANNNPAPAPAPAPANNGNKAPLTPNGIKAGLAGGTPYDIFTQYNLIGWWYDWTCPLLWHSGKPVAVPMLWGDGHRGGLQSDGPRYGDCQNLYLGNSPSKAAPPYFLGFNEPDCPGGDSSDLSPERAAAVWNQYIGPLAAKGSLLVSPALCRQDVETFLTPFSQKINVPFDIVAVHVYQPDLASVQRVINHYRKYGKPIWITEFGCVLDPANGFQSPWDQGTINNFISQVVPWFQSQPDIYAYAFVDVNNGWKMNNGDGSLTATGQHYLNTLRQVQGK; encoded by the exons ATGCtgtcgaccaccaccacgctcagcgtgctcgcgctcctccccgtgctcctcgccggccccGTCTGTCTCCCCGCctcgggcagcggcggcgccggcgtcgcgatCCACCCGAACGGCAACAACGGTGTCTGTCTCGACGTTGCGGGCAACGTCCGGGCCAACGGCACGCCCGTGCAGGCGTGGAGCTGCAACGGCTCTGGCGCGCAGAAGTGGGTCATCAACCCCGGCACTGGCGCCGTCAAGCTCGCCGGCACCAACTTCTGCCTCGACGCTGGTTCTT ACCCCGGCAACGGCATCAAGCTCAAGATCTGGCAGTGCTacgacggcctcgctgcccagACCTGGAACCTCAGCAACGACAACCGCATCTCGACCCAGGGCCAGTGCATTGACCTGACCGACGGACACACTTACAACGGCAACGTCCTCCAGACGTGGCAGTGTGCGGGCGGTAACACCAACCAGATCTGGACCACCGACTGTGTGGCGGGTggcagcaacggcggcactggcggcaACAGTGGCAACAACGCCAACTCTGGCAACAACGCCAACAGCGGTAACatcggcaacaacaacaacgctTCCCCTCccgccaacaacaaccctgcccctgcccctgcccctgcccctgccaACAACGGCAACAAG gccCCCCTGACCCCCAACGGCATCAAGGCCGGtcttgccggcggcacccCGTACGACATCTTCACCCAGTACAACCTGATCGGATG GTGGTACGACTGGACCTGCCCTCTCCTGTGGCACAGCGGCaagcccgtcgccgtgcccATGCTCTGGGGCGACGGCCACCGCGGCGGGCTGCAGTCCGACGGGCCGCGGTACGGCGACTGCCAGAACCTGTACCTTGGCAACTCGCCGTccaaggccgcgccgccctaCTTCCTCGGCTTCAACGAGCCCGACTGCCCCGGAGGCGACAGCTCGGACCTGAGccccgagcgcgccgccgccgtgtggAACCAGTACATCGGCCCCCTGGCCGCCAAGGGCTCGCtgctcgtctcgcccgccctGTGTCGCCAGGACGTCGAGACGTTCCTCACGCCGTTCAGCCAGAAGATCAACGTCCCCTTCGACATTGTCGCCGTGCACGTCTACCAGCCCGACCTGGCCTCGGTGCAGCGCGTCATCAACCACTACCGCAAGTACGGCAAGCCGATCTGGATCACCGAGTTTGGCTgcgtcctcgaccccgccaatGGCTTCCAGTCCCCCTGGGACCAGGGCACCATCAACAACTTCATCTCCCAGGTCGTCCCCTGGTTCCAGTCCCAGCCCGACATTTACGCCTACGCGTTCGTCGACGTCAACAACGGCTGGAAGATGAACAACGGCGACGGCTCCCTCACCGCCACTGGCCAGCACTACCTCAACACTCTGCGCCAGGTTCAGGGCAAGTAA